The following are encoded together in the Poseidonibacter lekithochrous genome:
- a CDS encoding DUF3302 domain-containing protein, which produces MEDRLLDYIALGVLIFVVLTIIYGGMFIHDIPYMMAKKRNHPHTEAIHTACWVSLLLLHIIWPFLWIWASLYKPDVGWNMNNTKFPSNSENEEEENINAIEEIEDNRYDEILEDNINLKEEIGSLEQRLSILEDRLKKEED; this is translated from the coding sequence GTGGAAGATAGATTATTAGATTATATAGCACTTGGAGTTTTAATATTTGTTGTTTTAACAATAATATATGGAGGTATGTTTATTCATGACATTCCTTATATGATGGCAAAAAAAAGAAACCATCCTCATACAGAAGCAATACATACTGCTTGTTGGGTAAGTCTTCTTTTATTACATATTATATGGCCTTTTTTATGGATATGGGCGTCTTTATATAAACCTGATGTAGGTTGGAATATGAATAATACCAAGTTTCCTTCTAATTCTGAGAATGAAGAAGAGGAAAATATTAATGCAATAGAAGAAATAGAAGATAATAGATACGATGAAATCTTAGAAGATAATATCAACTTAAAAGAAGAAATTGGATCATTAGAGCAAAGATTATCTATCTTAGAAGATAGATTAAAGAAAGAGGAGGATTAA
- the rsmD gene encoding 16S rRNA (guanine(966)-N(2))-methyltransferase RsmD, with protein MKNDKPTTKIIAGKYKGKTLELPSLEVTRSSKSRLKESLFNVLQFDIIDKIFVESFAGSGSIGLEAVSRDAKRAYFVELNKKSYDILVRNCKFIDMNSCQTMLGDTFVQTPAILDSLKNSNDEVILYVDPPFDFRDGMEEIYEKSFKMIREIENENIYMIIVEHVSTLEIPDVLGKFSLKKTKKFGKSSLSYFTYTQE; from the coding sequence ATGAAAAACGATAAACCAACAACAAAAATCATTGCAGGTAAATATAAAGGTAAAACTTTAGAATTACCATCTTTAGAAGTTACTAGATCTTCAAAGTCTAGACTAAAAGAATCACTTTTTAATGTTTTACAATTTGATATTATTGATAAAATATTTGTAGAATCTTTTGCGGGTTCTGGGTCTATTGGTCTTGAAGCAGTTTCAAGAGATGCAAAAAGAGCATATTTTGTAGAATTAAATAAAAAATCTTATGATATTTTAGTAAGAAACTGTAAATTTATTGATATGAATTCTTGTCAAACAATGTTAGGTGATACTTTTGTACAGACACCTGCTATTTTAGATAGTTTAAAAAACTCTAATGACGAAGTAATTTTATATGTAGATCCACCATTTGATTTTAGAGATGGAATGGAAGAGATTTATGAAAAATCATTTAAAATGATTAGAGAAATTGAAAATGAAAATATTTACATGATTATTGTTGAACATGTAAGTACATTAGAAATTCCAGATGTTCTTGGTAAGTTTTCATTAAAGAAAACTAAAAAATTCGGTAAGAGTTCTCTTTCTTACTTCACTTATACACAAGAGTAA
- a CDS encoding DUF3313 family protein → MKHYMTLASISLAGLLFTGCAIGNQPSSNSFIEDTSLLKPSPTKEGAYSYLKDGINFKDYREVRVSNIPIVKSDKKDETISNTTLDNVSSYFQSSLQYELNSALESNAGNKALTVDVAITSLGKEYKDLKLYQYIPVGLALTVIKRGVVGEDKNLVIQIAIKVRDASTNELVAMVVDSDVQKGFPADKRITLTDIKPSIDKWVSHYKSTLEKLINK, encoded by the coding sequence ATGAAACATTATATGACATTAGCAAGTATTAGTTTAGCTGGTTTATTATTTACAGGTTGTGCTATTGGAAACCAACCCTCATCAAATAGCTTTATTGAAGACACTTCTTTATTAAAACCTTCACCTACAAAAGAGGGCGCATATTCTTATTTAAAAGATGGAATTAATTTTAAAGATTATAGAGAAGTTAGAGTTTCAAATATACCTATTGTTAAAAGCGACAAGAAAGATGAAACAATAAGTAATACTACACTTGACAATGTTTCAAGTTATTTTCAAAGTAGTTTACAATATGAATTAAATTCTGCCTTAGAATCAAATGCAGGTAATAAAGCACTTACAGTTGATGTTGCTATTACATCTTTAGGCAAAGAGTATAAGGATCTAAAACTTTATCAATACATTCCTGTTGGTTTAGCATTAACAGTTATAAAAAGAGGTGTGGTTGGTGAAGATAAAAATCTTGTAATCCAAATTGCCATAAAAGTAAGAGATGCAAGTACAAATGAATTAGTTGCTATGGTTGTTGATTCTGATGTTCAAAAGGGATTCCCTGCGGATAAAAGAATTACATTAACTGATATTAAACCTTCTATAGATAAATGGGTTAGCCATTATAAATCAACTTTAGAGAAGTTAATAAATAAATAG
- a CDS encoding HlyD family secretion protein, with protein MDLLILITYFSICWVIFRIFNISINTWSITTVVLGALIILGTMLSIVSYFHPASVTARSYFITTPIIPNVKGTVVEVNVQANKDLKKGDILFKIDPVPFQAKVDQLKSELSFAKKRLAQSRKLVKVSAGSKYDVEKYEKDVATTRSKLVDAKFDLESTIVRAPTDGFVTHLRLRPGMMATTLPFAPLMTFIHTKKTNYFGGFTQQPMQNIKVGNDAEIFFPGIPGRVFKAKVVNIMDAIAEGQLSPSATMISVNPRIQEGLVPVEIEITDDISGFYLPMGSAATIAIYSEDFHHISIVRKILIRMMSWKNYVRLH; from the coding sequence ATGGATTTACTTATACTTATAACTTACTTCTCTATTTGTTGGGTGATTTTTAGAATATTTAATATTTCAATTAATACTTGGTCAATTACAACTGTTGTTCTTGGTGCTTTAATTATTCTTGGAACAATGTTATCTATTGTTTCATATTTCCATCCAGCTTCTGTAACTGCTAGAAGTTACTTTATTACAACTCCTATCATTCCAAATGTTAAGGGTACGGTTGTTGAAGTAAATGTACAAGCAAATAAAGATTTGAAAAAAGGTGATATTTTATTTAAAATTGATCCTGTACCTTTTCAAGCGAAAGTTGATCAGTTAAAATCTGAATTAAGTTTTGCAAAAAAAAGACTTGCTCAATCTAGAAAACTTGTAAAAGTTTCTGCTGGTAGTAAATACGATGTTGAAAAATATGAAAAAGATGTTGCAACAACTAGGTCAAAATTAGTTGATGCAAAGTTTGATTTAGAAAGTACAATTGTAAGAGCACCTACTGATGGTTTTGTAACTCATTTACGGTTAAGACCGGGAATGATGGCTACAACACTTCCTTTTGCTCCATTGATGACATTTATTCATACTAAAAAAACTAATTACTTTGGTGGTTTTACACAACAACCAATGCAAAATATAAAAGTAGGAAATGATGCAGAGATATTTTTCCCTGGAATTCCTGGTCGAGTATTTAAAGCTAAAGTTGTGAATATTATGGATGCAATTGCAGAAGGTCAACTTTCTCCCTCAGCTACAATGATTAGTGTAAACCCTAGAATACAAGAGGGATTAGTTCCTGTAGAAATTGAAATTACAGATGATATTTCTGGTTTTTATTTACCAATGGGAAGTGCTGCAACTATTGCAATTTATAGTGAAGACTTTCATCATATATCAATTGTTAGAAAGATATTAATTAGAATGATGAGTTGGAAAAACTATGTTAGGTTACACTAG
- a CDS encoding Na+/H+ antiporter NhaC family protein: protein MQGLIFKKRIILTKFFKTFMLLAILPIAIFAADAKDNSVTFGALTLIPPLVAIVLAFVTRNVIFSLFMGIFSGTFMVNVSGSNIFASFFNAFVDMSGKMVGSLADSWNAGIVLQVLTIGGMIAVITKMGGPRAIAEKLAAKAKTPASAQVYTWIMGFFIFFDDYANSLVVGPIMKPVTDKLKVAREKLAFIIDSTAAPIAGLALISTWVGYELSLIKDAYVAIGQPEVNAFAVFVETLPYRFYNILMLAFVFISAFTLREFGPMHAAAKRAHETGQVTDPKTDSTLMNQENSFMLPKEGVTYSIYNAIVPIFTLIIVAIVGFYMNGASALEGESLKILEAAPYSFAAIREAFGAADASIVIFEAALLASLVAIGMGLQQKIFSLHEAIETWVYGVKALVITAVILILAWSLSAVMKEVGTAAYLVAVLSDATPQFILPTIIFILGSIISFSTGTSYGTMGILMPLTIPLANAIGINTGLEGADLHSYIVLNVGAVLTGAIFGDHCSPISDTSILSSMASSCNHMDHISTQLPYALFVGAVAILCGYLPAAFGVSVYLLLPLGLAVMYLVIRFYGKPYMD from the coding sequence ATGCAGGGTTTGATTTTTAAAAAAAGGATTATTTTGACTAAGTTTTTCAAAACTTTTATGCTGTTAGCAATTCTACCTATTGCTATATTTGCAGCTGATGCAAAAGATAATTCTGTTACCTTTGGAGCATTAACACTTATTCCGCCTTTAGTAGCGATTGTGTTAGCCTTTGTAACTAGAAATGTTATCTTTTCATTATTTATGGGTATCTTTAGTGGTACATTTATGGTAAATGTTAGTGGTTCGAATATTTTCGCATCATTCTTCAATGCTTTCGTTGACATGTCAGGAAAAATGGTAGGTTCTCTTGCTGATTCTTGGAATGCTGGTATTGTTCTTCAAGTTTTAACTATCGGTGGTATGATTGCTGTTATTACTAAAATGGGTGGACCTAGAGCTATTGCTGAAAAATTAGCAGCAAAGGCTAAGACTCCTGCATCTGCACAAGTTTATACTTGGATTATGGGTTTCTTTATCTTCTTTGATGACTATGCTAACTCACTAGTTGTGGGTCCTATTATGAAACCAGTAACAGATAAGTTAAAAGTTGCTAGAGAAAAATTAGCATTTATTATTGACTCTACTGCTGCTCCTATTGCTGGGCTTGCACTTATTTCTACTTGGGTAGGATATGAGTTATCTTTAATTAAAGATGCTTATGTTGCTATTGGTCAGCCAGAAGTTAATGCTTTTGCTGTATTTGTAGAGACTTTACCATATAGGTTCTATAATATCTTAATGCTTGCATTTGTATTTATTTCTGCATTTACTTTAAGAGAATTTGGACCAATGCATGCAGCTGCTAAAAGAGCTCATGAAACTGGACAAGTAACAGATCCTAAAACTGACAGTACATTAATGAACCAAGAAAACTCATTTATGTTACCAAAAGAGGGTGTTACTTATTCTATTTATAATGCAATTGTTCCTATCTTTACTCTTATTATTGTAGCGATTGTAGGATTCTATATGAATGGTGCATCTGCACTTGAAGGTGAGTCTTTAAAAATATTAGAAGCTGCTCCTTATTCATTTGCTGCAATTAGAGAAGCATTTGGTGCTGCTGATGCATCTATTGTAATCTTTGAAGCTGCATTATTAGCATCATTAGTTGCTATTGGAATGGGTTTACAACAAAAGATTTTCTCATTACATGAAGCTATTGAAACATGGGTTTATGGTGTAAAAGCTTTAGTTATTACAGCTGTAATTTTAATCCTTGCTTGGTCTTTATCTGCTGTAATGAAAGAAGTAGGAACTGCCGCTTATTTAGTAGCTGTATTATCTGATGCAACTCCGCAGTTTATTTTACCAACTATTATTTTTATTCTTGGTTCTATTATTTCGTTCTCAACAGGAACATCTTATGGAACAATGGGGATTTTAATGCCATTAACTATTCCTTTAGCAAATGCAATTGGAATTAATACTGGATTAGAAGGTGCTGATTTACATAGTTATATCGTATTAAATGTAGGTGCTGTATTAACTGGTGCTATCTTTGGAGATCATTGTTCTCCTATTTCTGATACATCAATTTTATCATCTATGGCTTCATCTTGTAATCACATGGATCACATCTCAACTCAGTTACCATACGCGTTATTCGTA
- a CDS encoding response regulator transcription factor encodes MKKEEFKNIKLLYVEDEALIRENAVEYLSRYFDNVYEAKDGIEALELVREVKPHIIITDINMPNLNGLELAKEIRREDKKTQIIIATAHTDTDYLMEAVELHLVKYMIKPILESKLMPVLKTCISNIKEDVSNIKKLSSNTCFDTFNKTLLVNNEIKKLTKNEILFLELLCINSNRAISYEEIQNYIWYDSYMSGDAIRCLVRALRKKLPLDAIENLSGIGYKINFIN; translated from the coding sequence ATGAAAAAAGAAGAATTCAAAAATATAAAACTATTATATGTAGAAGATGAAGCATTGATTCGTGAGAATGCAGTAGAGTATTTAAGTAGATATTTTGATAATGTTTATGAAGCAAAAGATGGAATAGAGGCATTAGAACTTGTAAGAGAAGTGAAACCTCATATTATTATTACAGATATTAATATGCCAAATTTAAATGGTTTAGAATTAGCCAAAGAAATTAGACGTGAGGATAAAAAAACTCAAATTATTATTGCAACTGCTCATACAGATACAGATTATTTAATGGAAGCTGTTGAGTTACATCTTGTTAAATATATGATTAAACCTATACTTGAATCAAAATTAATGCCAGTTTTAAAAACTTGCATTTCAAATATAAAAGAAGATGTTTCTAATATAAAAAAACTCTCGTCTAATACTTGTTTTGATACTTTTAATAAAACTTTATTGGTTAATAATGAAATTAAAAAACTTACAAAAAATGAAATACTTTTTTTAGAATTACTATGTATTAATTCTAATAGAGCTATTTCTTATGAAGAAATACAAAACTATATTTGGTATGACTCTTATATGAGTGGAGATGCTATTCGATGTCTTGTTCGTGCTTTACGAAAAAAACTTCCTTTAGATGCAATTGAAAACCTATCTGGAATAGGTTATAAAATCAATTTTATTAATTAA
- a CDS encoding DUF2062 domain-containing protein, which translates to MPKKILQKILPSHKKIKEQKYLKIFGQALYKREIWSLHRKRVLGAVFLGVFVSCLPIPLQMVLVTFLAIIFNVNLPISFALLFINNPITIPFIFYIEYEIGAYILNASNSITFDLDSMYENLGDIAIYLYLGSIILGLVLASISTVITNISWIYYVRKKRKS; encoded by the coding sequence TTGCCTAAAAAAATTTTACAGAAAATATTACCAAGTCACAAAAAAATTAAAGAACAAAAATATTTAAAAATATTTGGTCAAGCTTTATATAAAAGAGAAATATGGAGTTTACATAGAAAAAGGGTTTTAGGAGCAGTATTTCTTGGAGTATTTGTATCTTGCTTACCAATACCTCTTCAAATGGTATTAGTAACATTCCTCGCAATAATATTTAATGTAAATTTACCTATTAGTTTTGCTTTATTGTTTATAAATAATCCTATAACAATACCTTTTATATTCTATATAGAGTATGAGATTGGTGCATATATTTTAAATGCTTCAAACAGTATTACTTTTGACTTAGATTCAATGTATGAGAATCTAGGAGATATAGCTATTTATTTATATTTAGGTTCAATTATACTTGGATTGGTTTTGGCTAGTATTAGTACAGTTATTACAAATATTTCATGGATTTATTATGTAAGGAAAAAAAGAAAAAGCTAA
- a CDS encoding sensor histidine kinase has translation MKYLFLILIFMNTLFAYTKQDIITNIYVSMEGNKYIDIQEAEFDNSLEKLDFKIVLNKNALEDKKYYLRFTHNYQNIKDINVDAFRDDNQLIVELKKTMPKDIILNMDSSSTKSSLYLTLDLYDEEEFKSILDTEKLLFGLAYGIIFCAFLYNFVLFLFNKEKSFLYYSLLQFSLLFFLLNNTMTLDIFKPIYEYIPLADVLGQFALIFAVLFNRSFLDSKKYIPKLDKVLIFFLILLIIDTFLIVFNETAIIDGYLPTSLLLGILVLSSFMVYRQGYKIALFYILGWSIIFICVFLIEYDFLDYPDTYALHFGIPLESLILSFSLAYKMKQLENKQLLHEQMLIHQNKLASMGEMINNIAHQYRQPLTHLSYVLMNINSAHEHGELDKEYLDKKMKQANSQLEFMSETIDNFRDFYKPKKEKELFTLIDAIASAINIIKPILVENKILIEVDIDESKEILGYKNEYSQVILNLISNAKDELINQKIKEPCIKIKMDKNKVLVIDNANGVKQELVNKIFEPYFTTKDKSSGIGLYMSSMIISEHFEGKLYLENSTKGASFIIEI, from the coding sequence TTGAAGTACTTATTTCTAATACTTATTTTTATGAATACATTATTCGCTTATACAAAACAAGATATTATCACTAATATTTATGTTTCAATGGAGGGGAATAAATATATAGATATTCAAGAAGCAGAGTTTGATAATAGTTTAGAAAAGCTTGATTTTAAAATAGTATTAAATAAAAATGCTTTAGAGGATAAGAAATACTACTTACGTTTTACTCATAACTATCAAAATATAAAAGATATAAATGTTGATGCTTTTAGGGATGATAATCAATTAATTGTTGAGTTGAAAAAAACTATGCCTAAAGATATTATTTTAAATATGGATAGTAGCTCTACAAAAAGCTCCTTATATTTAACTCTAGATCTATATGATGAAGAAGAATTCAAAAGTATTTTGGATACAGAAAAACTTCTGTTTGGTTTGGCTTATGGAATAATATTCTGTGCTTTTTTATATAATTTTGTACTTTTTCTTTTTAACAAAGAAAAAAGCTTTTTATATTACTCTTTATTACAATTTTCACTTTTATTTTTTTTATTAAATAATACTATGACTCTGGATATTTTCAAGCCAATATATGAATATATTCCTTTAGCTGATGTTTTAGGTCAATTTGCTTTAATTTTTGCAGTTTTATTTAATAGATCTTTTTTAGATTCAAAAAAATATATTCCTAAACTTGACAAAGTTCTTATATTTTTTCTGATTTTATTAATCATTGATACATTCTTAATTGTTTTTAATGAAACGGCAATAATTGATGGTTATCTTCCTACTAGTTTATTACTTGGTATTTTGGTTTTATCTTCTTTTATGGTTTATCGTCAAGGGTATAAAATAGCTCTATTTTATATTTTAGGGTGGAGTATTATTTTTATATGTGTATTTTTAATAGAGTATGATTTTTTAGATTATCCTGATACTTATGCCTTACATTTTGGTATTCCTTTAGAATCTTTGATTCTATCTTTTTCTTTGGCTTATAAAATGAAACAACTAGAAAATAAGCAACTATTACATGAGCAGATGTTAATTCATCAAAATAAACTGGCTTCCATGGGAGAAATGATAAATAATATCGCTCACCAATACAGACAACCCCTAACTCATCTAAGTTATGTTCTTATGAATATAAATAGTGCACATGAGCATGGGGAATTAGATAAAGAATACTTAGATAAAAAAATGAAACAAGCCAATTCTCAACTAGAGTTTATGTCTGAAACCATTGATAACTTTAGAGATTTTTATAAACCCAAAAAAGAGAAAGAATTATTTACTTTGATTGATGCAATTGCTAGTGCAATAAATATTATAAAACCAATACTTGTAGAGAATAAAATATTAATAGAAGTAGATATTGATGAGTCAAAAGAAATTTTAGGTTATAAAAATGAGTATTCACAAGTAATATTAAACCTTATAAGTAATGCAAAAGATGAGTTGATAAATCAAAAAATAAAAGAACCATGTATTAAAATAAAAATGGATAAAAATAAAGTATTAGTAATTGATAATGCAAATGGAGTTAAACAAGAGTTAGTAAATAAAATATTTGAACCATATTTTACGACAAAAGATAAAAGTAGTGGAATAGGTCTATATATGTCAAGTATGATAATTAGTGAGCATTTTGAGGGAAAACTATATTTAGAAAACAGTACAAAGGGAGCTTCTTTCATTATAGAAATTTAA
- a CDS encoding ABC transporter permease yields the protein MFKMAVYLLVSVIALVFLLPFIYTVSPYELNPSKILEGPSLAHIFGTDRLGRDVFARILEGGQTSLIIGFLAASISSLVGLFIGINAGYFKGNIDKTITIVIDLFLTFPTFFLLLALVSYIQASAVILIIVISITGWMGMARLIRSESFAIGNKPFIKILKLANVSTMKIIFKYFAPLLAPIFLISFTFGVGGSILAESGLSFLGLGINPPQMSWGSLLSDGKAVIDIAWWVSFFPGLMIFIITFSLMQISDFLQSKANQKEIQKS from the coding sequence ATGTTTAAAATGGCTGTATATTTACTAGTATCTGTTATTGCTTTAGTATTTTTACTGCCATTTATTTACACTGTATCTCCTTATGAATTAAATCCAAGTAAGATTTTAGAAGGACCATCTTTAGCTCACATCTTTGGTACTGATAGACTAGGTCGTGATGTATTTGCTAGAATACTTGAAGGTGGTCAGACATCCCTAATTATTGGATTTTTAGCTGCTTCTATATCTTCTTTAGTTGGATTATTTATTGGAATAAATGCGGGATATTTCAAAGGTAATATTGACAAAACAATTACAATTGTTATTGATTTATTTCTTACTTTCCCTACATTCTTTTTATTATTAGCTTTAGTTTCGTATATTCAAGCTTCAGCTGTTATTCTTATCATTGTAATATCTATTACTGGATGGATGGGAATGGCTAGACTTATTAGAAGCGAGAGTTTTGCAATAGGAAATAAACCTTTTATCAAAATACTTAAACTAGCAAATGTATCTACAATGAAAATAATATTTAAATACTTTGCTCCTTTATTAGCTCCAATTTTTTTAATATCATTTACTTTTGGAGTAGGTGGTTCTATTTTGGCGGAATCAGGATTATCATTCTTAGGACTAGGGATTAACCCACCTCAAATGTCTTGGGGAAGTCTACTTAGTGATGGAAAAGCTGTTATTGATATTGCATGGTGGGTTAGTTTCTTCCCTGGGTTAATGATATTTATAATTACATTCTCTTTAATGCAAATATCTGATTTCTTACAATCAAAAGCAAATCAAAAAGAAATCCAAAAATCATAA
- a CDS encoding TolC family protein, with protein sequence MKNLILIIVLIFITGCSKQLPTHEEVANQTVKKEQFNEPKVWKQVKDSGAVNTDWVKTFNDPILEELIKEGLANNREIRSLKIQIAKSQSLVKKAAAALKPTVGLSGKYSSRNSDALNEIHGGGLTIGWEADIWGRLELAKTASLEGAMATQSDYEFARQSLVASIAKAWVMLTTSKLQADYSKDIVKLFEKELQIMNVKHEVGQVDKKNVYLAKSNLSSAKNAYSMALTSMEDSQRNLELLLGRYPSALIKGNNSLSKLTYSIPLGIPSEVLERRPDLVAAEQRVAAAFYKQRESELLHLPKFSFSIGASINNLTNAASDLLAGLFFPLYQGGAIEAEVDKATAVQKQSIEDYAQKALVAFKEVETSLSLEEKLLEQENYLKEIVSDNKNSLQLSKVAFEVGSVEYLEVSQLTNRLIASEISLIDISSKRIFNRINLHLALGGGFEDTK encoded by the coding sequence ATGAAAAATTTAATTTTAATTATAGTTCTAATATTTATTACAGGATGTAGCAAACAACTTCCAACTCATGAGGAAGTTGCAAACCAGACTGTAAAAAAAGAACAATTTAATGAGCCTAAAGTTTGGAAACAAGTTAAAGATAGTGGAGCTGTTAATACAGATTGGGTTAAAACTTTTAATGATCCGATTTTAGAAGAATTAATAAAAGAAGGTTTAGCAAATAATAGAGAAATAAGATCTTTAAAAATACAAATTGCTAAATCACAATCTTTAGTTAAAAAAGCAGCCGCAGCACTTAAACCCACAGTTGGATTAAGTGGAAAATATAGCAGTAGAAATAGTGACGCATTAAATGAAATACATGGTGGTGGATTAACTATTGGTTGGGAAGCAGATATTTGGGGTCGATTAGAACTTGCTAAAACAGCTTCTTTAGAAGGTGCAATGGCTACTCAATCTGATTATGAATTTGCAAGACAGTCTTTAGTGGCTTCCATTGCAAAAGCATGGGTTATGTTAACTACTAGTAAATTACAAGCTGATTATTCAAAAGATATAGTTAAGTTATTTGAAAAAGAATTACAAATAATGAATGTAAAACACGAGGTTGGGCAAGTTGATAAAAAAAATGTTTATCTTGCAAAATCAAACTTGAGTTCTGCTAAAAATGCTTATTCTATGGCTTTAACTTCTATGGAAGATTCTCAAAGAAATCTTGAGTTACTTTTAGGACGTTATCCTTCTGCTTTAATTAAAGGAAATAATAGTTTAAGTAAATTAACTTATTCTATTCCTTTGGGAATTCCTTCAGAAGTATTAGAGAGACGACCTGATTTAGTTGCTGCTGAGCAAAGAGTTGCCGCAGCTTTTTATAAACAAAGAGAATCAGAATTATTACATTTACCGAAGTTTTCTTTTTCAATTGGGGCTTCTATCAATAATTTGACAAATGCGGCATCTGATTTACTTGCTGGATTGTTTTTCCCTCTATATCAAGGTGGAGCAATTGAGGCAGAAGTTGATAAAGCAACAGCTGTTCAAAAACAATCAATTGAAGATTATGCTCAAAAAGCACTAGTTGCTTTTAAAGAGGTTGAAACATCATTGTCTTTGGAAGAAAAACTATTAGAACAAGAGAATTATTTAAAAGAGATAGTTTCTGATAACAAAAATTCATTACAACTGAGTAAAGTTGCTTTTGAAGTTGGAAGTGTTGAGTATTTAGAAGTTTCGCAATTAACTAATAGACTAATTGCTTCAGAAATTTCATTAATTGATATTTCTAGTAAAAGAATATTTAATAGAATAAATCTTCATTTAGCCCTTGGTGGAGGATTTGAAGATACAAAGTAA